Proteins found in one Sphaeramia orbicularis chromosome 8, fSphaOr1.1, whole genome shotgun sequence genomic segment:
- the LOC115423973 gene encoding E3 ubiquitin-protein ligase TRIM21-like has translation MAAAGRVRSEDQFLCSICLEVFTDPVSTPCGHNFCKSCISEHWRVNVPYDCPMCKEVFNLKPELKINTFISEMVAQFRLEAQHEPNISSSDQQAAKPGEVPCDDCTEPKLKALKSCLVCLSSYCQTHLEPHLTRSGLKRHQLIHPVENLEDRMCKKHDKPLELFCKTDHTCICQHCTYSDHKSHDVTPLQEEHEKQKPKLKKTQAEIQQMIQERRLKIQEIQRSVELSKNAADTETAEGVEVYTALMESVQRSLDQFKEKIQEKQRSTKKQAEDFIKELEQEICELEKRSTEVEQLSGSEDHLHFVQRFSCVKAAPSMKTWTKVSVRPPSYEGTVARAVSELEDKLTEDMKKVVKAELKRVQQYEVDLTLDPDTAHPTLILSDDGKQVHHGDEWKNLPDKPQRFSKGVCILAKQRFSSGRFYFEVQVKGKTDWHLGVVRESINRKGRITATPQDGYWTICLRNENQYYAWADPAVLLSVQSGLQKVGVFVDYEEGLVSFYDVGSSVLIYSFIGCCFNQKLLPYFSPYMNAGGLNSAPLIITPVDTE, from the coding sequence ATGGCTGCTGCCGGTCGGGTCCGATCTGAAGATCAGTTcctgtgttccatctgtctggaggtcttcactgatccagtcagcacaccatgtggacacaacttctgcaaatccTGCATCTCTGAACACTGGAGGGTTAATGTCCCATATGACTGTCCCATGTGTAAAGAGGTTTTCAACTTAAAACCTGAGCTGAAGATCAACACTTTCATCTCAGAGATGGTGGCTCAGTTCAGACTTGAAGCTCAACATGAACCAAACATCTCCAGCTCAGACCAACAAGCTGCCAAACCAGGAGAAGTTCCCTGTGACGACTGCACTGAACccaaactgaaggccctgaagtcctgcctggtgtgtTTGTCCTCCTACTGTCAGACTCATCTGGAACCTCATCTGACACGTTCAGGACTCAAAAGACATCAGCTGATCCaccctgtggagaacctggaGGACAGGATGTGTAAGAAACACGACAAAcctctggagctgttctgtaaaacCGACCACACATGTATCTGTCAACACTGCACCTACTCAGACCACAAAAGTCATGACGTTACTCCTCTGCAAGAAGAACatgaaaaacagaaaccaaagctGAAGAAGACACAGGCTGAAATTCAGCAGATGATCCAGGAGAGACGACTGAAGATCCAGGAGATCCAACGGTCAGTGGAGCTCAGTAAGAACGCTGCAGACACAGAGACAGCAGAAGGTGTGGAGGTCTACACTGCTCTGATGGAGTCTGTTCAGAGAAGTCTGGACCAGTTCAAAGAGAAGATCCAAGAAAAGCAGAGGAGCACTAagaaacaggctgaagacttcatcaaagagctggaacaggaaatctgtgagctggagaagagaagcactgaggtggagcagctctcaggctctgaagaccacctccactttgtCCAGAGGTTCTCATGTGTCAAAGCTGCTCCATCTATGAAGACCTGGACAAAGGTAAGCGTCCGTCCACCATCATATGAGGGGACTGTGGCCAGAGCTGTGTCTGAGCTGGAGGACAAACTGACAGAAGACATGAAGAAGGTGGTTAAAGCTGAGCTGAAGAGAGTCCAACAGTATGAGgtggatctgactctggatccagatacaGCACATCCTACactcatcctgtctgatgatggaAAACAGGTTCATCATGGTGATGAATGGAAGAACCTTCCAGACAAACCACAGAGGTTTTCTAAAGGTGTTTGCATCTTAGCGAAGCAGAGGTTCTCTTCAGGCAGGTTTTACTTTGAGGTTCAGGTCAAAGGAAAGACTGACTGGCATTTAGGAGTGGTCAGAGAGTCCATCAACAGGAAAGGACGGATCACAGCGACTCCTCAGGACGGATACTGGACCATCTGTTTGAGAAATGAAAATCAGTACTATGCTTGGGCTGATCctgctgtccttctgtctgtgcaGTCTGGTCTtcagaaggtgggggtgtttgtggattatgaggagggtctggtctccttttatgacgTAGGTTCTTCAGTTCTCATCTACTCCTTCATTGGCTGCTGCTTCAATCAGAAACTCCTCCCATACTTCAGTCCATATATGAATGCTGGAGGTCTaaactctgctcctctgatcatcactcctgtcGACACTGAGTAA